A stretch of DNA from Streptomyces sp. NBC_01197:
AGCACGTCGTCTTCGGCGAGGTCATCGAGGGCCAGGACCTCGTGAAGAAGATCGAGTCGCTGGGGTCCCGCTCCGGCGGCACCAGCGCGAAGATCGAGATCGCGGCTTCCGGAGTCGTCGAGAAGTAAGCCCCACGGGGTCCCTTCCTGGATCTTTTCGGGGCCTTTTCGGGCATGGGCCGGAGATGTCCGGGTGCTTCCGCCACCGCCGCCACTGCGAGCGGTCGCGGAGCCCCGGACTCCGGTCGTGCCTTCTGAGGCTTCACCCACCCGGCGCGGCCAGCACCCGTGCCCGGCAGGCGGACGGTGAGCCCCAGGCCGAGCGCAGGGCGCGGGCCTTGCGGATCCACAGCGACAGGTCGTACTCGGCGGTGTAGCCGATGGCGCCGTGCAGCTGCAGTGCGGTACGGGCCGCCGCGTAAGCCGCATCGCCCGCCGCCACCTTCGCAGCCGCGACCTCGGCCCCCGCGTCCGGCGACTTGCCCGCCAGGGCCACCGCCGCACCGTGCACCAGCGGGCGCGCGAACTCCAGCCCGATCAGAGCGTCGGCCAGCCGGTGCTTCACGGCCTGGAAAGCACCGATGGTGGTGGAGAACTGCGTGCGCTGCTTGGCGTAGGCCACGGTCCGCTCGACCAGTGCGAGGCCGACTCCCAGTGCCTGGGCCGCGGTTGCGAACGCCGCCCAGTCGGCGGCCGTACGGGTGGCCGCGCCGACGTCCGCGCCAGATACGAGCGGGACGCCACCGGCGATGTGCGGGACCGCCAGCCGCCGGGCCGGATCGATCGAGGGCTGGACGGTGCCGTGTCCGGACGCCGTGTGCAGCTCCGTCTCTCCCTGTCCCACCACGAAGGTGACGTCGGCGGTGTCCATGTCCAGGGCGTACGGCCCGCCCGCCGGCATGGCCAGCGACGCCATCGCCTGTCCCGACGCCAGCCGCGGCAGCCACCGCTGCGCGGCCGAGGTGTCCAGGCACTCCGCCGGCCCGCCGAGAAGCACGGCCGCCGCTACGGTCTCCACCAGCGGTCCCGGCACGGCGTGCCGCCCCAGCTCGATGAAGGACACGGCGAGTTCCACGGGCAGCGGGCCCATGCCCTCGTACTCCTCGGGTACGGCAAGGGCGAAGACCCCCGCGTCGGCGATCCGCTTCCACAGCGCGCGGCCGGGACCGGTGTCGCCCCCGCCCCAGGCCCGCACCGCAGCCGGGGCGCCGGCCGATGTGAGCATCCGGTCCAACGTCCGGCCGAACTCGGCCTGTTCGTCGTCGAGAAGGAATTTCATGACCGGCGTCCCTTCGGCAGGCCCAGCAGCCGCTCGGCGATGATGTCGCGCTGGATCTCGTTGGTCCCCGCGTAGATGGGTCCCGCCAGCGAGAAGATGTAGCCGTCGGCCCAGCCGCCCTCGGCGGGTGCGTCCGCCGCCTCGTCCGACAGCTCGCCGCGCGGGCCGAGCAGGTCGAGCGCCGTCTCGTGCAGGCCGATGTCCAGCTCCGACCAGAAGACCTTGTTCAGGCTGGACTCGGCACCGATGGAGCCGCCGGCCGCGATCCGTGAGGCGTTGGCGTACGTGAACAGCTGATAGGCGCGCGAGCGGATCACGGCGTCGGCGACCCGGTCGCGCAGCGTGGTGTCGTCCGGGCCGGCCTCGGCGCGCCACAGCGCGGTGAGCCGTTCGGCCGCCGCGGTGAAGCGTCCCGGGCTGCGCAGCGTCAGGCCGCGTTCGTTGCCCGCGGTGCTCATCGCGGCCTGCCAGCCGCAGCCCGGCTCACCGATGACGTCGGCGTCGGGCACGAAGACGTCGTCGAGGAAGAGCTCGGCGAAGGCCGGTTTGCCGTCCAGGCGTCCGACGGGCCGTACGGTCACGCCGTCGGCGTCCAGCGGGAACATCAGATACGTGAGACCGCGGTGCGGCCGGTCCGCGTCCGGGTCGCTGCGGAAGAGCCCGAAGGCCCGGTCGGCGAAGGCGGCCCGCGACGACCACGCCTTCTGCCCGTTGAGCAGCCAGCCGTCCGCCGTCCGGGTCGCGGTGGAGCGCAGCGAGGCCAGATCGGACCCGGACTCCGGCTCGGACCAGGCCTGCGCCCAGATCACCTCACCGCTCGCCATGGCGGGCAGGATCCGGCCGCACTGCTCGGGGGTGCCGTGCTCGAAGAGGGTGGGGGCGAGGAGGTTGATGCCGTTCTGGCTGACGCGGCCGGGCGCGCCCGCCGCGAAGTACTCCTCCTCGAAGATCAGCCACTGCAGGATCGAGGCATCCCGGCCGCCGTGCCGGGCGGGCCAGGAGACCACCGACCAGCGGTCGGCCGACAGGGTGCGTTCCCAGGCGCGGTGGGCCGCGAAGCCCTCGGCGGTCTCCAGCGATGGCAGGGGCGAGGCGGGAATGTGCGCGGCGAGCCAGTCGCGCGCCTCGGCGCGGAAGGCGTCCTCGGCGGCGGTGAAGTCGAGATCCATCAGCGTCCTGCCTTCTTCATCGCGCCGATGTCCATCCCGCCGAGAGAGTCCGCCGCCGTCTCGGCGTTGTGCGCGTGGGCGAGATGGTGGAGGCCGAACACCGAGTCGAGACCGGTGTGCAGGCCCTGCAGATCCTCGGCCTGGTTGACCGCGCGCTTAGTCAGGGCCAGTCCCATCCGGGGCATCTCGGCGATACGGACGGCGAGTTCACGGGTACGGTCGGTGAGCTCGGCGGCGGGGACGACGCGGTTGACCATGCCGACCTCGTAGGCGCGCTGCGCGCTCATCCGGTCACCGGTGAAGAGGAACTCCTTGGCGATCCGCGGGGGCATCACCCAGGGGTGGGCGAAGTACTCGACACCGGGGATCCCCATCCGTACGACCGGATCAGCGAAGAACGCGTCGTCGGCGGCGACGATGAGGTCGCAGATCCAGGCGAGCATCAGCCCGCCCGCCACACACGCGCCCTGCACGGAGGCGATCAGCGGCTTCGGCAGCTCGCGCCACCGCCGGCACATACCCAGATAGACCTCGGACTCCCGGGCGAAACGGCTCTCGGCGCCCGTCTTGTCCGAGTGGTCCCACCAGAGTCCCGCTCTGCGGTCGAAGGGGAGGTGCGCGTCGCGCTCCGGGGTCCCGATGTCGTGCCCCGCGGAGAAGTGCCGGCCGGCACCCGCCAGGACAACGGCCTTGACCTCGCTGTCGTCGGCCGCGCGGTAGAAGGCGCGGTCGAGCGCGTGGGTCATCGCGGAGTTCTGGGCGTTGCGGTAGTCAGGGCGGTTCATGGTGACGAGGGCTACGGGGCCCTGCCGCTCGTAGCGCACCACGGGCTCTTCGTGGTCGGCGGTCATCGACGGCTCCCTCTCTAGCGACGATTCTTCCCTAACAAGTGTTTGGTAGGTTAACCTAAGGCCATGAGCAGCGTCGAGGAATCCGGCACCGGGACCACCCGGCAGCGGACCGCATCGCGAGGTGGACAACCGTGAACAAGCCCCCGCAGTACCTCCCCGGGCACCAGCTGCTCGCCGGCCGCACCGCAGTGATCACCGCGGCCGCCGGCGCGGGGATCGGCGGCGCCACCGCGCGCCGGTTCCTGGAGGAGGACGCCCGCGTCGTACTCGGCGACAGCCACGCCCGCCGCCTGGACGAGACCGTCGGGGCGCTGGCGGAGGAGTTCGGCGCGGACCGGGTCGCCGGCGCCGCGTGCGACGTCACCGACGAGGAGCAGGTGGGCGCCCTCCTCGACCTGGCCGAGGAACGGCACGGCCGGCTCGATCTCGTCGTCAACAACGCGGGGCTCGGCGGAACGGCCGAGCTGACCGAGATGACCGACGCCCAGTGGGACAAGGTCATCGACGTCACCCTGAACGGGACCTTCCGGTGCACCCGCGCCGCACTGCGCCGGATGAAGGCCTCCGGCGGCGGAGGAGTCGTCGTCAACAACGCCTCCGTCGTCGGCTGGCGCGCCCAGCGCGGACAGGCCCACTACGCGGCCGCGAAGGCCGGCGTGATGGCGCTCACCCGCTGCGCCGCCGTGGAGGCCGCCGAGTACGGCGTACGCGTCAATGCCGTCTCACCCAGCCTGGCCATGCACCCGCACCTGGTGAAGGTCACCACGCCCGAGCTGCTCGAACAGCTCACCGAGGCCGAGGCTTTCGGCCGGTACGCCGAGCCGTGGGAGATCGCCAACGTCATCGTCTTCCTGGCCAGCGGCTACTCCTCGTACATGACCGGCGAGACCGTGTCGGTCAGCAGCCAGCACGCGTGAGCGGGGAACGACAATGGGTCTGTGCCTACAGCCAAGAACGCGCCGGCCGACAACGCGCCGGCCCAGAACGCGACCGCAGCCAAGAAGAAGACCGCGATGAGTCCCTCGCCCGCGCGGCGCAGGGAACTGCTCGCCACCGCCGCCGAGGTGTTCGCGGCCCAGGGCTACAACGCCACCACGGTGCGGAAGATCGCGGACGAGGCCGGGATCCTGGCCGGCAGCCTCTACTACCACTTCGACTCCAAGGAGTCGATGCTCGATGAAATCCTGACCACGTTCCTGGACGAGCTGTGGGCGCGCTACGACTCCGTACTCGCCTCCGGTCTCGGCCCCAGGGAGACCATCGAAGCCCTTGTGACCGAGTCCTTCCGGGAGATCGACCGGCACCGTGCCGCAGTCGCCATCTACCAGAAGGAATCCAAGTACCTCTCCGTGCAGCCGCGCTTCGGCTATCTCGCCGACTCGCAGGAGAAGTACGAGAAGGCCTGGCTCGGAACGCTCGAACGCGGCGTCTCCGAGGGGGTCTTCCGCAGCGACCTCGACGTCCGCCTCACCTACCGCTTCGTGCGCGACACCGTCTGGGTCGCCGCGAGCTGGTACCGGCCGGGCGGACAGCACAGCCCGGAGGAGATCGCCCGCCAGTACCTCGCGATGGTGCTGGAAGGCATCGCGTCCGGGCCGCACCAGCAAACGTAGACCGACCGCCGGTTGCCGGACGGTCGGAACCCCAGCAGGTTCCCCATGGAGGAGCAGTCATGGCCGAGGCCTACATAGTCGAAGCGGTACGCACCCCGGTCGGGCGGCGCAAGGGCGGGCTCAGCGCCGTCCACCCGGCCGACCTCGGCGCGCATGTGCTCCGGGCGCTCGTCGAGCGCTCCGGTATCGACCCGTCCGCCGTCGAGGACGTCGTGTTCGGCTGCCTGGACACGGTCGGCCCGCAGGCCGGGGACATCGCCCGGACGAGCTGGCTGGCCGCCGGGCTCCCCGAGGAGGTGCCCGGGGTGACCGTCGACCGGCAGTGCGGCTCCTCCCAGCAGGCCGTGCACTTCGCCGCCCAGGGGGTGCTGTCCGGCACCCAGGACCTCGTCGTCGCGGGCGGCACCCAGAACATGTCGATGATCCCCATCGCCTTCGCCAGCCGGCAGGCAGCCGAGCCGCTGGGGCTGACCGAAGGACCGTACGCCGGTTCGGAGGGCTGGCGGGCTCGCTACGGTGAGCAGCCGGTCAACCAGTTCCACGGCGCCGAGCTGATCGCCGAGAAGTGGGGCATCTCCCGTACCGACATGGAGGAGTTCGCGCTCCGCTCGCACCAGCGCGCGCTCCGGGCCATCGACGAAGGGCGCTTCGCACGCGAGACGGTCGCCTACGGGGACGTCACCACCGACGAGGGGCCGCGCCGGGACACCTCGCTGGAGAAGATGGCCGGACTGAAGCCGGTTGTCGAAGGAGGCCGGCTCACCGCGGGCGTCTCGTCCCAGGTCTCCGACGGGGCGTCGGCCATGCTGCTCGCATCCGAACGGGCCGTACGCGAACACGGGCTGACGCCCCGGGCCCGGATCCACCACCTCTCGGTACGCGGTGAGGACCCGATCCGGATGCTGTCCGCGCCCATCCCGGCGACGGCGTACGCGCTGAAGAAGGCGGGCATGTCCATCGACGACATCGACCTCGTCGAGATCAACGAGGCGTTCGCGCCGGTGGTGCTGGCCTGGCTGAAGGAGACCGGCGCAGATCCGGAGAAGGTCAACGTCAACGGCGGCGCCATCGCACTGGGCCACCCGCTCGGGGCGACCGGCACCAAGCTGATGACGACGCTCCTGCACGAACTGGAGCGCACCGGCGGGCGCTACGGCCTCCAGACCATGTGCGAGGGCGGCGGCCAGGCCAACGTCACCGTCATCGAGCGCCTCTGACAGGTCTTCCGCACAACGGCCGTGCCGTTCCCGACACCTGGGAGTGCCGGGAACGGCACGGCCGTTGTGCGTCCCGGCGTTCTCAGCCGCTCACGGCGGACGCCCCCGGGACGGCGACTCCCGCCTCCAGGGCGGCCAGCGACCGGAGTGTCCCGTGGGCCTCGGACATGATCCGGCCGACGAGTTCGGCGCAGGACGGCAGATCGTCGATCAGACCGGCGACCTGGCCGGACGCCATCACCCCCAGATCGGGGCGGCCGTCCACCATCGACGCCTTGAGCATCATCGGCGTGTTGGCGGCCAGCAGAACCTGACTCCAGGTCAGGTCCTTGCCGTGCTTCATGGCCAGACCGTCGCGGACCATCTCCACCCAGCCGAGACCGGAGTGCGCCTTGAACCCGGCGGCGTGCCGCAGCGCCCGCAGCAGCGCCGCGGGCCGCCCCGAGCGTTCCAGCGAGGCGACCAGCGGGGTACGGAGCATCCGGTGCGGCAGCCCGTCGACCTTGGTGGTGACGGTGATGTCCTTGACGCCCGCCGCGAGATACTCCGCCTTCACCGCGTCCGGCACCGTGCTGTCCGAAGTGAGCAGGAAACGGGTGCCCATGGCGACGCCCGCCGCGCCCTGGGCGAGCGCGGCCACCAGACCGCGGCCGTCACGGAAACCGCCCGCCGCCACGACCGGGATGTCCACCGCGTCGACGACCTGCGGAAGCAGCACCGTGGTGGCGACCTCACCGGTGTGCCCGCCGCCCTCGCCGCCCTGCACGATGACCGCGTCGGCGCCCCACGCGGCCACCTTCTCGGCGTGCCGGCGCGCACCGATGGACGGGATCACCACGACGCCCGCGTCCTTCAGCCTGCCGATCAGCGTCTCGGAAGGGGCGAGCGCGAAGGACGCCACCCGCACGCCCTCCTCGATGATGAGGGCCACCCGGTCCGCTGCGTCGCCCGCGTCGGCCCGGAGATTGACGCCGAAGGGCTGGTCCGTACGCGATCTGACCTCGCGCACCGCCGCGCGCAGCTGCTCCAGCGTCATGGTCGCGGAGGCCAGGATGCCCAGCGCCCCCGCGTTGGCCGACGCCGACACCAGACGGGGCCCCGCCACCCACCCCATGCCGGTCTGCACGACCGGATGGCGCACGCCGACCAGCTCGGTGAGCGGGGTGGAGAGCGTGGCGGCCGGGCCCGTACCGCCGCTGTCCCCGGTCACGTCCGCACCTCGCGGTCGCGAAGTCCCGCAGGGTCGATGACCGTACGGATCAGCCGGAGTTCCTCCGCGCTCGGCTCGCGGGTACGGGGCACGTCGTCGGCGACCGCGAGCGGGAACCCGGTGGCCTCGCGCACCTGTGCCGCGCTCACCCCGGGGTGCAGCGAGCGTACGCGCAGCGTCCGGTCCGGCGTCTCGAAGTCCAGCACGGCCAGATCGGTGACGACGCGGCGCAGCTGGTGGAAACGGGTGGCCGAAGGGCCCGCTGCGGCGGCACGGTCGTAGCCGACACCGCTGACCATGTCGACCTTGTCGACGAACACCCGGGTGGAGTGCCGCGGCACCCAGTAACTCGTCGGGTTGTTGATGGTGTTGACCGGGCCGCCGCGCACACCGAGCAGCTGCCTGGTGGGCTGCTTCCAGTCGCCGATGCAGCTGATGTTCTGGTTGCCGTGCCGGTCGAGCTGGCTGGCGCCCATCATCACGTGCCGCTTGCCGCCGGTCACCATGGAGAGGTGCCGCCGGTAGGGCAGCCAGCCCTCGATGACCTCCGGCGTGGCGCCGATGGCGGGGACATCGCCGATCACCAGCGCCTCGCCGTCGGTGAGCAGCAGATCGGGGGAGAAGGTCAGCCGGGCGAGCCGGGCACCGACGGAGGGCACGGTACCCATCGGGCTGGCCAGGATCTCGCCGTCCCCCCGCCAGGCCTCGGCGCAGGCGATGACGCAGTACTCGGCGCGGGTGACATCGCTCCGCTCATCGGCGGTGGCGTCCTGTGTACTCATGCGCCCTCCTCGGCGAACGCCGCGACCGCGGCCTGATAGGTGTCCTCGTCCCCGGACAGGAAGCGGGCGGTGAACTCCCGCCAGGCGTCCGGGTCCGCGGCGGCCTTGGCGTACGCGGCCTGGAACGGCTCGTCGCGTCCGTAGTCCGGCACGCAGGAGGTGAAGTGCGCCCCGTTCGGGGTCTCGACGACCCCGGTCACCGACTGCCGCCCGACCAGCAGGGTCTGCGGCGCACCCGCAGCGGTGAACTCCGTACTGGGCACGATGCGTTCACAGGAGACGTACGCATCGGTCGCCGCGTCGCAGAAGAGGTCGTCGAAGTACGGGTCGGGGCCCAGGTACTGGCCGTTGCCCCGCGCGTCGGCCCGGTTGACGTGGACGAGCGCGGCGTCCATCCGCAGGGCCGGCACGGCGACCAGTTCCTCGCCGTCCGCGTACGGCGAAGTGACCGTGCGCAGCTCCGGGTTGACCCGCATCACGTCCGAGCCGAGACCGGCCCGTACCGGTAGGAACGGCAGCCGGTGGGTGGCCGCGGTCAGCCCCCACATGAACATCGACTCGTCCAGCTCGGTCAGCTCGAAGTCACCGCGCTGGCGCGCCGCACGGAAGTGCGGTTCCAGCGGGATGGAGTCGAGCGTGGCGAAGGCGGCCACCAGCTTGCGGATCTTCCCGGCGGCGGCCAGCAGGCCCACGTCGGGGCCGCCGTACGAGATGACGGTCAGGTCGGTGACGTCCGACCGCAGCAGGGCCCGGACGAGCGCCATCGGCTTGCGCCGGGAGCCCCAGCCGCCGATCCCGATCGTCATGCCGCTGCGCAGCCGGCCGGCGACCTCGTCCGGCGTCATGATCTTTCCGGTCTGCCCGGTCTCGCCAGGTGTGTCGCTGGTCACGACTTCTCCTTGCTTCCGAAGGTGTCACGGACCCGGTCGGCGACGCCGAGCAGGTTGGCCTCGAAGGTGAAGCCCTGCTCGAAGCGGTAGCTGCGGCGGACGTCCACCGGGTCGATCCCGTTGATGGCCGCCTTCGCGAGGCGGATCAGAGTGCCGTCCTTGGCGGCGATCTCGGCCGCCAGCCGTACGGCCGCGTCCAGCAGCTCCGCACGCGGGACGATCTCCCACACCGAGCCGTGGTGGTGCAGTTCCTGCGCGGTGGCGGTGCGCGAGGTGTAGTACAGGGTGCGCATCAGGTGCTGCGGGACCAGGCGGGCCAGGTGGGTCGCGGCGCCGAGCGCGCCCCGGTCCAGTTCGGGGAGGCCGAAGGTGGCGTCGTCGCTCGCCACGATGGCGTCCGCGTTGCCCACCAGGCCGATACCGCCGCCCAGACAGAAGCCCGCCACGGCCGCGACCACCGGGACCTCGCACTCGTACACCGCGGCGAACGCCTCGGCGCAGCCGCCGTTGGCGCCCACCAGTGCCTCATGGCCGTCGGTGCGCTGCATTTCCTTGATGTCGACTCCGGCGTTGAATCCGCGCCCGGCCGCGGCGAGCACCACACAGCGCACGGACGGGTCACTGCCCGCGGCGCGTACGGCCGCTGCCAGGTCGTACCAGCCCCGCACGGGCAGGGCGTTGACCGGAGGGAAGTCGACGGTGACCACGGTGACGCCGCTGAGCGGGCTTGAGGTGGAGACACCCATGAGCAGATCAGCTACCTTTCCACCAAACATTTGTTAGGTGAGAAGGTAGCAGTGGTTCGCGTACGGCGGGAGGGGGCGCCCGGCGTCCTTGCCCGTACGAGTGCCGGACAGGCTGAAGAAGGCGCCAAGTGAAGAGGAGAAGTGGGATGACGTCACAGAACGCGCAAGGCACGACGGACGGCACGGCCGGAAGCGGCGGGGGAATCTGCGCGGGGCGGGTCGCCGTCGTCACCGGTGCGGGCCGGGGCCTGGGGCGCGCCCACGCGCACGCCCTGGCCGCCGAGGGCGCCCGGGTCGTCGTCAACGACCTGGGGGTCGGGCTCGACGGCGGGGGCGGCTCGGCGGGCCCCGCGCAGGACGTCGTGGACGAGATCGTCGCCGCGGGCGGCGAGGCCGTCGCGCACGGCGGGGACATCGCCACGACGGACGGCGCGGCCTCGTTGGTCACCGCCGCGCTGGACGCCTTCGGGCGGCTGGACATCCTGGTGAACAACGCCGGGTTCCTGCGGGACAAAATGCTCGTCAACCTCGACGAGGAGAGCTGGGACGCGGTCATGCGGGTCCACCTCAAGGGGCACTTCCTGGCGCTCAAGCACGCCGGGGCGCACTGGCGCGCGGAGGCCAAGGCGGGGCGGACGCCGCAGGCCCGGGTGATCAACACCAGTTCGGGCGCCGGACTGCTCGGCAGTGTGGGGCAGGGCAACTACGCGGCGGCCAAGGCCGGGATCCTTGGGCTCACCCTGGTCGCCGCCGCTGAACTGGGGCGCTACGGCGTCCAGGTCAACGCCATCGCTCCCGCGGCCCGCACCCGGATGACGGAGACGGTCTTCGCCGACGCCATGGCCGCGTCCGGCGACGGCGGATTCGACGCGATGGCTCCCGGGAACGTCTCGCCACTCGTGGTCTGGCTGGCGTCCGGGGCGTCCGGCGGAGTCACCGGCCGGGTCTTCGAGGCGGAGGCCGGGCGGATCACCGTCATGGAGGGGTGGCGGCCCGGCCCGGGTGCCGACAAGGGGGCGCGCTGGACGCCGGCCGAGGCGGGCGAGGCGGCGCTGCGGCTGCTCGCCGCCGCTGAGGCGCCGCAGCCGGTGTACGGCGCGCAGTGAGCGCCCCCGTGCGGGCGCCGTGAACGGGTGCCCGCACGGGGGGTTGGCCGCACGGCGGTCGGCCCGGCGGCGGGCCGTCCGGTCCGGACACCGGTCCGGACACCGGCGCGGAAACGGCCGTCCGGTCGCGGGGGAGTGGAGCCCCTCAGCCGGCCGGCCGGTGGCCCGTCAGCCGGTGGCCGCGTCGCCGGGGCGGGCCGCGAGGTAGCGGCCCGGGACGTCGCCGCCCCCGTGGACCGCCAGATCGGCGCCGTTCACGTACGACGCCTGACGGCCCGCCAGGTACAGGCAGGCGTCGGCCACGTCGGACGGCACTGCCATCCGCCCCATGGGGATGGTCCGCGCCACCGCCGCGCCTCCGTCGTTGCCGTAGACGGCCGCCGCGTTCGCGGTGCGGATCAGCCCGGTGGTGATGTGGTTGACGCGGACTCGCGGCGCCCACTCCAGGGCCAGAGCGCGGGTCAGGCCGAGCAGTCCGGCCTTGGCGGCCGAGTAGGCGGCCGTGCCCGGCTGCGGGTCGTGGCCCGAGACGCTGCCGATGTTCACGACCGAGCCGCCCTCGTCCTGCGTCCGCATGACGAGGTTGGCCGCCTGGGCCGTGTAGAAGGGCGCCAGCAGATTGAGTGCGACGATCCGCTCGACGAACCGCGGTGAGACGGTGGCGGCGTCCGAGTCGGGCGAGCCCCCCGCGTTGTTGACGAGCGTGTCCAGTCGGCCGAACCGGGCCGCCGCGTGCTCGATGAGGCCGGCCGCCGCCTCGGGGTCGCGTACATCCGCCGCGAGGAAGGCCGCGGTGCGCCCGCCCGCGGCGGGCAGGGAATCCGGTTCACCACGGCCGCACACGAGGACATCGGCCCCCGCGCCGAGGAACGCCTCGGCGATCGCGTATCCGATCCCTTTGGTGCCGCCCGTGACGACAACTGCCCGTCCAGTGAAGTCCGCCGGGTTTCTGATGGTCATGAGCTGCCTCCGTGCCGTCCGGGCCCGGCTGTGCCTTGGACGGCCGGGAGCTGGTGCGATATCAACCTACCAAGCGTTAGGTAGGTGAACTAGAGTGCACAGGACACCGAGCGTTCCTTCCGAACACTCAACCGGGAATTCCGACCGACGAGGGGTCTCCATGACACAGGGCGAGCGGGCCCGCACCGTTCCCGGCGTGCTGGCCGCGACGGCCCGGAGCCACCCGGACACCGAGGCGCTCGTCGACGGCGCGACCCGGCTGACGTACGGCGAACTGGCCCTGCGGGCGCGGCGCGCCACCGCCGCCATGATGGCGTCGGGCGTCGTCCCCGGTGACCGGGTGGCCGTATGGGCCCCCAACGGGCACCACTGGGTGGTGGCCGCACTCGGGGCGCTCGGCGCGGGCGCCGTGCTGGTGCCGGTCAACACCCGCTACAAGGGTGAGGCGGCGGGCGGCTGCTGGCCAGGAGCGGGGCCAGGACCCTCTTCGTCGACAACGACTTCCTGGGCCATGACTACCTCGGCTACCTCGGTGGACTGCCCGGCGTCCCCGGCACCGCCGTACGCGGCCCTGGGCCGGTACCCGCGCTGCCCGGTCTGCGCGACGTGGTGCTCATCGGGGGCGACGCGGCCCCCGGTGCGCGCGGCTGGCAGGAGTTCCTGGCCGCGGGTGGGTCCGTGTCGGACGCGGCAGCCGACGCACGGGCGGCCGAAGCCGGCGAAGAGGACGCCTGCGACATGTTCTTCACCTCGGGCACCACCGGCAGACCCAAGGGCGCCCTGACGGCGCACGGCCAGAACATCCGCGCCTTCGAGGCCTGGAGCGAGCGGGCCGGGCTGCGCCACGGCGACCGGTACCTCATCGTCAATCCCCTCTTCCACACCTTCGGTTACAAGGCCGGAGTCCTCGCCTGTCTGGGCCGGGCGGCCACGATGGTCCTCCAGCCGGTCTTCGACGTACGGGAGACACTGCGGCTGGTGAGCGAGGAGAAGGTGACCGTGCTGCCCGGTCCGCCCGCCATCTACACGTCGATCCTCGAACATCCGGACCGCCACGCGTACGACACCTCGTCCCTGCGCCTGGCCGTCACCGGCGCTTCCGTCGTGCCCGTCGCGCTGGTCGAGCGGATGCGGGAGGAGCTGAGGCTGACCGTACTCACCGCGTACGGGCTCACCGAGTCGTGCGGCATGGTCTCCATGTGCACCGCCGCCGACGACGCGCGGACCGTCGCCGGGACCTCCGGCCGGGCCGTCGACGGCGTGGACCTCTCCGTGGTCGACGCGGCCGGCAACCCGCTCGGCCCCGGCGAGAACGGCGAGATCGTGGTGGGCGGATACAACGTGATGCGCGGGTACTTCGAGGACCCCGCCGCGACCGCCGAGGCGGTCGACGCCCTGGGCCGTCTCCACACCGGCGACGTCGGGTGTCTCGACGCGGACGGCAACCTCACCGTCACCGGACGGCTGAAGGACATGTTCCTGGTCGGCGGCTTCAATGTGTACCCGGCCGAGGTCGCGCAACTGCTCGCGCGCCACGCGCAGATCTCCGAGGCGGCCGTCGTCGGGATACCGGACCCGAGGCTGGGCGAGG
This window harbors:
- a CDS encoding acyl-CoA dehydrogenase family protein, with the protein product MKFLLDDEQAEFGRTLDRMLTSAGAPAAVRAWGGGDTGPGRALWKRIADAGVFALAVPEEYEGMGPLPVELAVSFIELGRHAVPGPLVETVAAAVLLGGPAECLDTSAAQRWLPRLASGQAMASLAMPAGGPYALDMDTADVTFVVGQGETELHTASGHGTVQPSIDPARRLAVPHIAGGVPLVSGADVGAATRTAADWAAFATAAQALGVGLALVERTVAYAKQRTQFSTTIGAFQAVKHRLADALIGLEFARPLVHGAAVALAGKSPDAGAEVAAAKVAAGDAAYAAARTALQLHGAIGYTAEYDLSLWIRKARALRSAWGSPSACRARVLAAPGG
- a CDS encoding acyl-CoA dehydrogenase family protein; translated protein: MDLDFTAAEDAFRAEARDWLAAHIPASPLPSLETAEGFAAHRAWERTLSADRWSVVSWPARHGGRDASILQWLIFEEEYFAAGAPGRVSQNGINLLAPTLFEHGTPEQCGRILPAMASGEVIWAQAWSEPESGSDLASLRSTATRTADGWLLNGQKAWSSRAAFADRAFGLFRSDPDADRPHRGLTYLMFPLDADGVTVRPVGRLDGKPAFAELFLDDVFVPDADVIGEPGCGWQAAMSTAGNERGLTLRSPGRFTAAAERLTALWRAEAGPDDTTLRDRVADAVIRSRAYQLFTYANASRIAAGGSIGAESSLNKVFWSELDIGLHETALDLLGPRGELSDEAADAPAEGGWADGYIFSLAGPIYAGTNEIQRDIIAERLLGLPKGRRS
- a CDS encoding enoyl-CoA hydratase produces the protein MTADHEEPVVRYERQGPVALVTMNRPDYRNAQNSAMTHALDRAFYRAADDSEVKAVVLAGAGRHFSAGHDIGTPERDAHLPFDRRAGLWWDHSDKTGAESRFARESEVYLGMCRRWRELPKPLIASVQGACVAGGLMLAWICDLIVAADDAFFADPVVRMGIPGVEYFAHPWVMPPRIAKEFLFTGDRMSAQRAYEVGMVNRVVPAAELTDRTRELAVRIAEMPRMGLALTKRAVNQAEDLQGLHTGLDSVFGLHHLAHAHNAETAADSLGGMDIGAMKKAGR
- a CDS encoding SDR family oxidoreductase, which produces MNKPPQYLPGHQLLAGRTAVITAAAGAGIGGATARRFLEEDARVVLGDSHARRLDETVGALAEEFGADRVAGAACDVTDEEQVGALLDLAEERHGRLDLVVNNAGLGGTAELTEMTDAQWDKVIDVTLNGTFRCTRAALRRMKASGGGGVVVNNASVVGWRAQRGQAHYAAAKAGVMALTRCAAVEAAEYGVRVNAVSPSLAMHPHLVKVTTPELLEQLTEAEAFGRYAEPWEIANVIVFLASGYSSYMTGETVSVSSQHA
- a CDS encoding TetR/AcrR family transcriptional regulator encodes the protein MSPSPARRRELLATAAEVFAAQGYNATTVRKIADEAGILAGSLYYHFDSKESMLDEILTTFLDELWARYDSVLASGLGPRETIEALVTESFREIDRHRAAVAIYQKESKYLSVQPRFGYLADSQEKYEKAWLGTLERGVSEGVFRSDLDVRLTYRFVRDTVWVAASWYRPGGQHSPEEIARQYLAMVLEGIASGPHQQT
- a CDS encoding acetyl-CoA C-acetyltransferase, with the translated sequence MAEAYIVEAVRTPVGRRKGGLSAVHPADLGAHVLRALVERSGIDPSAVEDVVFGCLDTVGPQAGDIARTSWLAAGLPEEVPGVTVDRQCGSSQQAVHFAAQGVLSGTQDLVVAGGTQNMSMIPIAFASRQAAEPLGLTEGPYAGSEGWRARYGEQPVNQFHGAELIAEKWGISRTDMEEFALRSHQRALRAIDEGRFARETVAYGDVTTDEGPRRDTSLEKMAGLKPVVEGGRLTAGVSSQVSDGASAMLLASERAVREHGLTPRARIHHLSVRGEDPIRMLSAPIPATAYALKKAGMSIDDIDLVEINEAFAPVVLAWLKETGADPEKVNVNGGAIALGHPLGATGTKLMTTLLHELERTGGRYGLQTMCEGGGQANVTVIERL
- a CDS encoding NAD(P)H-dependent flavin oxidoreductase, which encodes MTGDSGGTGPAATLSTPLTELVGVRHPVVQTGMGWVAGPRLVSASANAGALGILASATMTLEQLRAAVREVRSRTDQPFGVNLRADAGDAADRVALIIEEGVRVASFALAPSETLIGRLKDAGVVVIPSIGARRHAEKVAAWGADAVIVQGGEGGGHTGEVATTVLLPQVVDAVDIPVVAAGGFRDGRGLVAALAQGAAGVAMGTRFLLTSDSTVPDAVKAEYLAAGVKDITVTTKVDGLPHRMLRTPLVASLERSGRPAALLRALRHAAGFKAHSGLGWVEMVRDGLAMKHGKDLTWSQVLLAANTPMMLKASMVDGRPDLGVMASGQVAGLIDDLPSCAELVGRIMSEAHGTLRSLAALEAGVAVPGASAVSG